From one Vicinamibacterales bacterium genomic stretch:
- a CDS encoding zf-HC2 domain-containing protein, translating into MPSCPEILALLADFLEGRLPERERRSLERHLSDCPGCEAALSTYRATVGLLHSLREEDLPRELRLRLRAYLDKTAHN; encoded by the coding sequence ATGCCCTCCTGCCCTGAGATCCTCGCGCTGCTGGCCGACTTCCTGGAAGGGCGCCTGCCCGAGCGGGAGCGTCGGAGCCTCGAGCGCCATCTGAGCGACTGCCCGGGCTGCGAGGCGGCCCTGTCCACCTATCGCGCCACGGTCGGCCTTCTCCACTCGCTTCGAGAGGAGGACTTGCCCCGGGAGTTGCGGCTCCGACTGCGCGCCTATCTCGACAAGACCGCCCACAACTGA
- a CDS encoding sigma-70 family RNA polymerase sigma factor encodes MVFTRGRRAGPADGGTASAFEREALACLDGLYGTAIRLTANPADAEDLVQDTYLKAFRAVDQFEPGTNLRAWLFTILHNTFLNRLRRAGKEPVAVEPDEIERTVTAMLAGQAETPEQLLLRDTLDLDLRRALDALPAAFRQAVWLRDVEEFTYAEIAGMLNVPIGTVMSRISRGRRMLYDRLSPAPREQ; translated from the coding sequence ATGGTGTTCACGCGAGGTCGTCGAGCGGGGCCGGCTGATGGCGGAACCGCGTCTGCCTTCGAGCGGGAGGCACTCGCGTGCCTGGACGGCCTGTATGGCACGGCAATCCGGTTGACCGCCAACCCAGCCGATGCCGAGGATCTGGTGCAGGACACCTATCTCAAGGCGTTTCGCGCGGTGGACCAGTTCGAACCCGGCACCAATCTGAGGGCTTGGCTGTTCACCATCCTGCACAATACGTTTCTCAACCGGCTTCGGCGCGCGGGAAAGGAACCGGTTGCGGTCGAGCCCGACGAGATAGAACGTACGGTGACCGCGATGCTCGCCGGGCAGGCCGAAACTCCCGAGCAACTCCTGTTGCGCGACACGCTCGATCTGGACCTGCGCCGGGCGCTCGACGCGCTGCCGGCAGCGTTTCGCCAGGCGGTCTGGTTGCGCGATGTCGAGGAGTTCACATACGCGGAGATCGCCGGGATGCTGAATGTCCCGATCGGCACCGTGATGTCGCGCATTTCGCGGGGACGCCGGATGCTGTACGACCGTCTGAGTCCCGCGCCGCGTGAACAGTAG
- a CDS encoding zf-HC2 domain-containing protein → MATCQDTERLLTPYLDEEAAPADRAAVEAHLAACAACARRASAESTVRRVLHVRARQLVAPAPPALRARCAGLALRQPEVSASAGAWFLGWRGLSLAGASLVVLALCSVLVYGAITHSPAIVVAELTLDHLKCFALFEPSTPAASSQSVAAQLQADYGWRLPVPGSLARERLTLLGARRCYSTDGSVAHVLYRHGGRPLSLFMMSQTARGDAQMSIAGHVARMWSRGATTFVLVASETAPDIQPIAKYFESARY, encoded by the coding sequence ATGGCGACTTGTCAGGACACGGAGCGGCTGCTGACGCCGTACCTCGATGAGGAAGCGGCCCCGGCCGATCGGGCGGCCGTGGAGGCGCACCTGGCGGCGTGCGCGGCGTGCGCACGGCGGGCGTCAGCCGAATCAACCGTGCGCCGCGTGTTGCACGTGCGGGCGCGCCAGCTCGTGGCCCCGGCGCCGCCGGCCCTCCGGGCGCGATGTGCCGGACTCGCGCTGCGGCAGCCGGAGGTGTCGGCATCTGCCGGGGCGTGGTTCCTCGGCTGGCGAGGCCTCAGCCTGGCCGGCGCCAGCCTCGTCGTGCTCGCTCTTTGCAGCGTCCTGGTCTACGGGGCCATCACCCATTCGCCCGCCATCGTGGTGGCCGAGTTGACGCTCGACCATCTCAAGTGCTTCGCGCTGTTCGAACCGTCGACACCGGCCGCCAGTTCGCAATCCGTTGCGGCGCAGCTGCAGGCCGACTACGGTTGGCGGTTGCCGGTGCCCGGCAGCCTCGCGCGAGAACGGCTGACTCTGCTCGGTGCCCGCCGATGCTACTCGACCGACGGGAGCGTGGCGCACGTCCTCTATCGACACGGCGGCAGACCGCTCTCGCTGTTCATGATGTCCCAGACGGCTCGGGGGGACGCTCAGATGTCGATCGCCGGCCACGTCGCGCGCATGTGGTCGCGCGGCGCAACGACCTTCGTGCTGGTGGCCAGCGAAACGGCCCCCGACATCCAGCCGATTGCCAAGTACTTCGAATCGGCGCGATACTGA
- a CDS encoding TlpA disulfide reductase family protein produces MKMRWVVVAALGVLVLALLTPLPERMIEWFSDGTSAEAAGGGCSVSATPANLAFTLKDMNGKDVKLSDFKGKVVLLNFWATWCPPCKMEIPWFVALQEKYKSKGFQAIGVSVDDTPDKLPPFAQQFKINYPLLVGLDREDIQNAYGPIFAVPVTVIIGRDGKICVKHLGPVSREQFESEIKALL; encoded by the coding sequence ATGAAGATGCGATGGGTCGTGGTTGCGGCGCTCGGCGTGCTGGTGCTCGCGTTGCTGACGCCGCTGCCCGAGCGGATGATCGAGTGGTTCTCGGACGGGACGTCCGCGGAAGCGGCGGGCGGCGGCTGCTCGGTCAGCGCGACGCCGGCGAACTTGGCCTTCACGCTCAAGGACATGAACGGCAAGGATGTGAAGCTGAGCGATTTCAAGGGCAAGGTCGTTCTGCTCAACTTCTGGGCGACTTGGTGTCCGCCCTGCAAGATGGAAATCCCGTGGTTCGTGGCCTTGCAGGAGAAGTACAAGAGCAAGGGGTTCCAGGCGATTGGCGTGTCGGTGGACGACACCCCGGACAAGCTGCCGCCCTTCGCACAGCAGTTCAAGATCAACTATCCGCTGCTCGTCGGACTCGATCGCGAGGACATTCAGAACGCGTACGGGCCGATCTTCGCGGTACCCGTGACCGTCATCATCGGGCGCGACGGGAAGATCTGCGTGAAGCATCTCGGCCCGGTCAGCAGGGAGCAGTTCGAGAGCGAGATCAAGGCGCTGCTGTAG
- a CDS encoding SPFH domain-containing protein, which produces MTLDNSTIIREKQTAALSGGLVLAILLPLLVLLAGLIVVEARRGPDVVAWHIIAYALLAAAGGVCLGGLFVVNPNEAQVLQLFGRYIGTVKVPGLRWASPFYTKKRISQRVRNFESQRLKVNDIEGNPIEIAAVVVWRVVETAEASFEVDNYENFVHVQSEAALRNLATSYPYDAHDDKITSLRGQTVAVAEHLKTEIQDRLAKAGVEVIEARISHLAYAAEIAAAMLQRQQAGAIIAARQRIVEGAVGMVEMALERMSGKALLQLDEERRATMVSNLLIVLCGERAAQPVINAGTLYQ; this is translated from the coding sequence ATGACGCTCGACAATTCGACCATCATCCGGGAGAAACAAACGGCCGCGCTCTCGGGCGGGCTCGTCCTTGCGATTCTGCTGCCCCTGCTCGTGCTGCTGGCCGGCCTCATCGTCGTCGAAGCCAGACGCGGCCCTGACGTCGTTGCCTGGCACATCATCGCCTACGCCCTCCTGGCCGCTGCAGGTGGCGTGTGCCTGGGCGGGCTGTTCGTCGTCAACCCGAACGAGGCGCAGGTTCTCCAACTGTTCGGCCGCTATATCGGCACGGTCAAGGTGCCGGGGCTCCGCTGGGCGAGCCCGTTCTACACGAAGAAACGGATCTCGCAGCGCGTGCGTAACTTCGAGAGCCAGCGGTTGAAGGTGAACGACATCGAGGGCAACCCCATCGAAATTGCGGCGGTCGTCGTCTGGCGAGTCGTCGAGACCGCGGAAGCGAGCTTCGAGGTGGACAACTACGAGAACTTCGTGCACGTGCAGAGCGAGGCGGCGCTCCGCAACCTGGCCACCAGCTATCCGTACGATGCGCACGACGACAAGATCACCTCGCTTCGCGGCCAGACAGTTGCGGTCGCCGAACACTTGAAGACCGAGATTCAGGACCGTCTGGCGAAGGCCGGTGTGGAGGTGATCGAGGCGCGGATCAGCCACCTGGCGTACGCGGCGGAGATTGCCGCGGCGATGCTGCAGAGACAGCAGGCGGGGGCGATCATTGCGGCACGTCAGCGCATCGTGGAGGGCGCCGTGGGCATGGTCGAGATGGCGCTCGAGCGGATGTCGGGGAAGGCACTGCTTCAACTCGACGAGGAGCGGCGAGCGACGATGGTGAGCAACCTGCTGATCGTGTTGTGCGGCGAACGCGCGGCGCAGCCGGTCATCAACGCCGGAACCTTGTATCAATAG